The Panicum virgatum strain AP13 chromosome 3N, P.virgatum_v5, whole genome shotgun sequence genome includes the window TTGACGGCGTCGTCGTGCGTGGGCACGGACTCGAGGCAGCGCGAGTCCGCGACGCGCCACACCTTGAAGGTCCGGTCCCAGGACCCGGAGTAGAGCAGCCCCGCGGGCTCGTCGAGGCTGAGGCACGACAGGGTATCCGCGTGCCGGAGCCagactgcgcggcggcggcacggcgcctGGAGTGCGACGTAGCTGGACGGGTTGACGGAGCTGACCAGGTAGTCCCCGAGCGGCGGTGCacggcggggtcggcggcgtcggcgcgccACACCCGGACCTTGCCGTCCCGGTGGCCCGTGAAGATGCGGCCGTCCGCGGCGACGACGATGGCCTTGACGAGGCCGCTCCCGGTGAGGAACCCAGCCAGCTCGCGGCGGCCCCGCCACACCCGCACGTTCTCCGAGTCCGTGCCGGTGTAAAGCACGTCCACGACCTGAAACCTTCTCGTGAGCGCCGCAATCACATCGCCGGCCACGCCATACATATTGCATAGAGAATGTATTCACCCTTTGAGTTGCAATTGTGACAGTTCTAGTTGTAACGGGCTCGCATCCAGTTGCAATCAAGTCGGTTTGAGTTGCACTAGTTCGCATCCGGTTGCAACTAATTCGCGCACAATACAATAAATTCTGTCCAGTTGCAATTGGTCTATTCTCCCAGTTGTAGCCAATGCAATCTCTCCGTTGCAACTGCAGAGTCGGAGGAATTTGTTACATTTTAGCCTCAttgtacatatacatatacaaatGTACTAATACATATGTAGctaaatttaccaaaacaacccataatttgaaatggtggaagtatTTTTTTCTGTTCTTTTTGCGAGGACACGTTCTACATCATCTAGAGGTGCGCAAATGGTACGATCTACGTACAGTAGGCACAGCTCAATTGGTTTGTCAAAGTAATGTCGGCGTGCTTGCGTCATGTATTGTACACATTGGAAATAGGGGCACAGATTAGATGTTGCTAGTAGTACTGATAATCAGGCATGGAGGGAGTCGTTAGACGTCGCCATCTGCACCGCCCGAGCCCAGCCGCGTATTATCGTCAATTAGCAAGTCTGACCAGGCTGCCTATACCATGCATCATCCTTGTTGATGCAGATGCGAGGATATGATCGCTCGCTCTGTTCAGTCGGTTtgtcagctagctagctagcaatatttttcttttacacCAAATTAGTATTAGTCACCCACCAGCAGTTAGACAATGGTATTTTTTTCTGACAACAAATCAACATCagctaccagccacagccaacCAAACACAGCGATTATTATCCACCACCGTCCAATCGTGCCGTGTGTCACGCAACGCAAGCGAAGCTAAGCAATCCCCAAAATTCAAGGTTTGGCGAACAAATGCATAAAGGTACCAGTAAATTGCTCACCATGCATTGTTGCTTTTCTTCTGCGTCTAAAAATTCATGATagtgacttttttttttccttttgccaACCGCCACAAGATAGTGCTAGTCAGCTTGTTCGGCTTGCTGATTATTCTAGATGATTTTTAGGAGATGCTTTGACTGTAGCAGCAACTTCTCGTGGAAGCTCAAGTACCCATAATCAGCCACAGTGATTTCAGCCGGCTAAAATCAGCCATCCGAACAAGATGAGTTTCGTTGCACACAGAAATTAAAGCTTTTCAAATTAAATCTTTCCAAGATTGTCACTAAATTTCCCTCggataaaaaaaagaagattgtCACTCAGTTTGTGGTGTGGAATGCCATTAACTGTTGTGTTGGGCCCTTGTCTAcaactgaaaaaaaaactctaagTACACACACAGAGTTCGTTCGTGGGCCGCGCACGCCGCTGGAGCCCAATTTTCGATTTGATTTCTTCGTCGGATGGGCCGGGCCAAGCAAGCTAATCGTGGGCAGCTTGTGCAGCAGTGGCCGTCTTGTTgtggaggccgaaccgcctggCGAAGAAGGCGTCGCGCGCccagccgggcgccgccgccagcgccgcgaaCAGCAGCGTCATGTGGCCGTACACGAtctcccgcggcggccgcgcgctcaTCACCCGGCGCGCCACGTGCCGCGCGAACACCCCCGCGTCCGTCGCCCGCCCCGCCTGCGACGCCCGCGCCCGCTCCTCGATCGCCGCCGCGAACCCCCGGTACAGCCGCCACTCCCCCTGCGCCAGCCCCGCCGCGTTGGCGCGCCCCAGCCCCGAGCGCACGGCGCCGGGCACCACCTCCACGACGTGCACCCCGAAGGGCCGGAGCTCCAGCCGCAGCGCGTCCGTGgcggcgcgcaccgccgccTTGGACGCGCAGTAGGGCGCCGCCCAGGGCGTGGCGGCGCGGCCCACCACGCTGCCCACGTTCACCACGCGGCCCGACCCGCGCGCCGCCATGTGCGGCGCCACGGCGCGGACCGTCCGGACCTGCCCCAGGAAGTTGACGTCCATGGCGCGCCGCACCGACTCCAGCCGCAGCTCCGCCAGCGGACCCGTGCACCCGACCCCGGCGTTGTTCACCAGCACGTCGATGCGCCCGTGCTCCGCCAGCACGCGCCGCACGGCGCCCTCCACGCTCGACTCCGAGGTCACGTCCAGCGGGAGCGTGTCCGCCGCCGCGAGGTCGGCGAGGTCCGGGACGCGGTCGGGGAGGTCGGTGGCCACCACGCGGCACCCCAGCGCGGAGAAGGCCAGGCAGTACTCGTAACCGATGCCGCCCTTGGCGCACCCGGTGATGAGCACCACCGGCTGCTGctcggcctcgccgtcgccggcgacttcACTGCTAGCAGCAGCGCCGTCGCTCGCCATGGGCTGCGTCGAATCGAGCGttcagtatatatatataatgttgcTGTGTTGGGGATGTCCGTCAGGAGGATTCAGACGGGGAATATGCAAGAGGGATATGCGATCGCTCTTGGCGCCTTCTTCTTGGGGGATCcggctccggccggccggccagtctTCCTTTTCTTCATTGCTTGGGCGAT containing:
- the LOC120663977 gene encoding short-chain dehydrogenase ptmH-like, which encodes MASDGAAASSEVAGDGEAEQQPVVLITGCAKGGIGYEYCLAFSALGCRVVATDLPDRVPDLADLAAADTLPLDVTSESSVEGAVRRVLAEHGRIDVLVNNAGVGCTGPLAELRLESVRRAMDVNFLGQVRTVRAVAPHMAARGSGRVVNVGSVVGRAATPWAAPYCASKAAVRAATDALRLELRPFGVHVVEVVPGAVRSGLGRANAAGLAQGEWRLYRGFAAAIEERARASQAGRATDAGVFARHVARRVMSARPPREIVYGHMTLLFAALAAAPGWARDAFFARRFGLHNKTATAAQAAHD